One genomic window of Branchiostoma floridae strain S238N-H82 chromosome 4, Bfl_VNyyK, whole genome shotgun sequence includes the following:
- the LOC118414176 gene encoding uncharacterized N-acetyltransferase C9.02c-like — MAEEVFPIHEADSMLSQSSDELFKQYPRSEEVIRVICNEDELKAAWTLRDKCFPADEYVSLERYQELYRAAPHLFFGYFDGDKVRGFLRGASQKADHFAPDSIGTGNVHDPDGETMVLHLLCVEEQYRRRGIGQGLMKAFIDYVKAKETKVKRIILICHAELIPVYTRVGFTLVGRAEVKFGKRSWYECCLDLTTYDSAVADDAFQSKYVSMTTDNVPVTTGNANGSTISVESEEEFEELKALDYSD, encoded by the coding sequence ATGGCGGAAGAAGTGTTTCCAATCCACGAAGCTGACAGCATGCTCTCACAATCTTCAGACGAGCTTTTCAAGCAGTACCCGCGCTCTGAAGAGGTCATCCGAGTGATTTGCAACGAAGATGAACTTAAAGCAGCGTGGACGCTACGCGACAAGTGTTTTCCCGCGGACGAGTACGTATCGCTGGAGAGGTACCAAGAGCTCTACCGTGCGGCCCCGCATCTCTTTTTCGGTTACTTCGACGGGGATAAAGTGCGAGGGTTTCTTCGCGGGGCGAGCCAGAAGGCCGACCACTTCGCTCCAGATTCCATAGGTACAGGAAATGTACATGACCCGGATGGTGAAACAATGGTCCTACATTTACTGTGTGTGGAGGAACAGTATAGAAGAAGGGGAATCGGCCAAGGGCTCATGAAAGCCTTCATCGATTATGTGAAAGCGAAGGAAACCAAGGTGAAGAGAATCATCCTCATCTGCCATGCAGAGCTCATCCCAGTCTACACCAGGGTGGGCTTCACCTTGGTCGGGAGGGCGGAGGTCAAGTTCGGGAAGCGGTCGTGGTACGAGTGTTGCCTGGACCTCACCACGTATGACTCGGCGGTGGCTGACGACGCTTTCCAGTCCAAATACGTCTCCATGACAACTGACAATGTTCCCGTGACAACGGGCAACGCCAACGGATCCACCATTTCCGTGGAGAGTGAAGAAGAGTTCGAGGAACTCAAGGCTCTAGACTACAGTGATTGA
- the LOC118414177 gene encoding uncharacterized N-acetyltransferase C9.02c-like — protein sequence MAEGNVRPLQCGEEVEQASILEYAGYPADEAASLDTLQARHTAESRLFIGYFENEKLLGFVCATSTDADRLTEESMHTHIPHGETICIHSVCVDQGVQRQGIATKLLKEFVHKVKGSFPEAKRICLLCHEYLIPLYTKAGFVLVGLSEVVHGKEPWYDCVMEL from the coding sequence ATGGCGGAAGGGAACGTACGGCCGCTCCAGTGTGGCGAGGAAGTTGAGCAAGCTTCTATACTGGAGTACGCTGGGTATCCAGCAGACGAGGCCGCGTCGTTAGACACCCTACAGGCGAGACACACCGCAGAGAGCCGGCTCTTCATTGGCTACTTCGAAAACGAAAAGCTGTTAGGTTTCGTCTGTGCCACGAGCACTGATGCAGATCGCTTAACCGAAGAGTCCATGCACACCCACATACCTCATGGTGAAACAATCTGCATACATTCTGTATGTGTTGACCAAGGTGTACAGCGTCAAGGAATAGCGACTAAACTACTGAAGGAGTTTGTTCACAAAGTGAAAGGTAGTTTTCCCGAGGCTAAGAGAATATGTCTGCTATGTCACGAGTATCTGATCCCTTTGTACACCAAGGCAGGGTTCGTTCTAGTCGGGCTGTCAGAAGTTGTGCACGGTAAAGAACCGTGGTATGATTGTGTTATGGAGTTATGA